One genomic region from Reichenbachiella ulvae encodes:
- a CDS encoding BNR repeat-containing protein, with translation MIVLRIWLILVLFVLSRSVFAQITDFDKTLVSKDCWSENPVIATATQQNAIAVYENFVFIIYYNTSRKLCVARNSNFGKEGNWKIIELPHIYEKRKGKYDNHNTPNIAISPVDQRIHLSFDMHARTFRYIVSEPLAAIADDADFDARLFSPTRNYLENTKVPIERVTYPRFFNDQEGQLFFMYRVGGSGNGDTFLSRYNQDGLWDTPLKIVDGKKGVYEGDENRCAYYNDIFFADGRMYLSWVWRESPNAATNHDLMFAYSEDQGKTWINSEGRQLNGPLHLNSSGVKIADIPMSSGLSNHNGATLDGNGNFHIVLKRGNTYQHYIGFSHEDSFQWESKVISISGDRPKVYCDPISNDLYLMVRQGSRLKIYGSSAHGGDWDQWNEIYTLDGDFTTSTNSIVSPSKDHLMGVAVTKEDQLHLYRWPLANLANRIEK, from the coding sequence ATGATAGTACTGAGAATTTGGTTGATTTTAGTGTTGTTTGTTTTGTCACGGTCGGTTTTCGCTCAGATTACCGACTTTGACAAAACTCTTGTTTCGAAAGATTGTTGGTCAGAAAACCCTGTAATAGCCACCGCTACTCAACAAAATGCTATTGCTGTTTATGAGAACTTTGTTTTCATTATCTATTATAATACTTCCCGCAAGCTATGCGTAGCACGCAACAGCAACTTTGGAAAAGAGGGTAACTGGAAAATAATAGAATTGCCCCATATATATGAAAAGAGAAAGGGTAAATACGACAATCACAATACCCCCAATATCGCAATATCACCTGTAGATCAAAGGATTCATCTGTCGTTTGATATGCATGCCAGGACATTCCGTTATATCGTCTCAGAGCCATTGGCAGCTATCGCAGATGATGCTGACTTTGATGCAAGATTGTTTTCTCCCACTCGCAACTATCTCGAAAACACAAAGGTGCCGATAGAGCGAGTCACATATCCAAGGTTTTTCAATGATCAGGAGGGACAACTGTTTTTTATGTATCGTGTAGGAGGAAGCGGGAACGGAGATACGTTTCTAAGTCGCTATAATCAAGATGGATTATGGGACACTCCTCTCAAAATAGTGGATGGAAAAAAAGGTGTCTATGAAGGAGATGAAAACAGATGTGCATATTACAACGACATCTTCTTTGCTGATGGTAGAATGTACCTCAGCTGGGTATGGAGAGAATCGCCTAATGCTGCTACAAACCATGATTTAATGTTTGCATACTCTGAAGATCAAGGCAAAACCTGGATCAACAGCGAAGGACGCCAATTGAATGGCCCTCTACATCTAAACAGCTCAGGGGTCAAAATAGCAGATATCCCCATGTCGAGTGGGTTGTCCAATCACAATGGAGCCACTTTAGATGGAAATGGTAATTTTCATATCGTATTGAAACGGGGAAACACTTATCAGCACTACATTGGTTTTAGCCATGAAGATTCATTTCAGTGGGAGTCTAAAGTTATTTCTATTTCAGGCGATCGTCCAAAAGTGTACTGTGACCCGATTAGTAACGACTTGTACCTGATGGTCAGGCAGGGTAGCAGGCTCAAGATTTACGGCTCTTCTGCTCATGGAGGCGATTGGGATCAATGGAATGAGATATACACCTTGGACGGAGATTTCACCACCTCTACCAATAGCATAGTCAGTCCATCCAAGGACCATCTGATGGGTGTAGCAGTGACGAAGGAAGATCAACTACATCTGTATAGGTGGCCATTAGCTAATCTCGCTAATAGAATAGAAAAATAA